The following proteins come from a genomic window of Nostoc sp. TCL26-01:
- a CDS encoding EndoU domain-containing protein, with product MSKLSLPWKTSAGTIIIFSCFITSANSLTISEGFETGQKGSYAAADVTLSSGVWNFNEALIGNLSSDRKSGTQSARIRNSGRLTMKFDRTTGAGTITIKHAIFGSDSSTNWGLWCSTTSGTSWTQVGSTITTNSTSLQTASFTPNISGTVRCEVRKTDGSANRTNIDDIVITDYGSSGSPSLPAGSVPFFDNINNPVSGLAYGSPADVTPPAPTLNAFDTAVVNLCGTPGTVVSRTGFQTLLNNNPTVLANIKAYVGGYLKIGRTSDADFLADLTDVWFNVAGFDHVFCGEPVQGGSIGGLHFVGRYVELQNKGLAGRLDNNTFREEVVPGVVYTMGVVMKVGTGTAQSTIKGYPYTLNAEEILSIASLGYKNNPNTSTTNQVCHLNVTDQGNTYKAVFVRREGGIRTFYPDATPGSNPDCN from the coding sequence ATGTCAAAATTAAGCTTGCCTTGGAAGACATCAGCAGGAACTATCATTATATTTTCCTGCTTCATTACTAGTGCCAATAGCTTGACAATTTCCGAAGGATTTGAGACTGGACAAAAAGGCAGCTATGCTGCGGCTGATGTTACCTTAAGTTCAGGTGTGTGGAATTTTAACGAAGCCCTAATTGGCAATCTTAGCAGCGATCGCAAAAGTGGCACTCAATCTGCCAGAATTCGCAACAGTGGTAGATTAACCATGAAATTCGACCGCACAACAGGTGCAGGTACAATTACCATTAAACACGCCATTTTTGGTTCTGATAGTAGTACCAATTGGGGTTTGTGGTGTTCCACTACCAGTGGTACATCGTGGACACAAGTCGGTTCCACCATCACCACCAATTCCACATCACTGCAAACAGCCAGCTTTACCCCCAACATTTCTGGAACCGTTCGCTGTGAAGTCCGCAAAACTGATGGCAGCGCAAACCGAACCAACATTGATGATATAGTCATCACTGATTATGGTTCTTCTGGTTCTCCCTCCTTACCAGCCGGTTCCGTACCTTTCTTTGACAATATCAATAATCCCGTATCTGGACTAGCCTACGGTAGCCCAGCTGATGTCACACCTCCCGCCCCCACCTTAAATGCGTTTGACACAGCAGTAGTCAATCTTTGTGGAACTCCTGGTACAGTAGTCAGCCGCACTGGCTTCCAAACTCTACTCAATAACAATCCTACCGTTTTGGCAAACATCAAAGCCTATGTAGGTGGATATCTAAAAATCGGACGTACCTCAGATGCAGATTTTCTTGCAGACTTAACCGATGTTTGGTTTAATGTGGCAGGATTTGATCATGTCTTCTGCGGCGAACCAGTCCAAGGTGGTTCCATTGGTGGGTTACATTTTGTCGGTCGCTATGTAGAATTACAAAATAAGGGTTTAGCTGGGCGACTAGATAACAACACATTCAGAGAAGAAGTTGTTCCTGGTGTAGTTTACACAATGGGTGTGGTGATGAAAGTTGGTACTGGCACTGCTCAATCTACCATCAAAGGTTATCCATATACCCTAAATGCTGAGGAAATTCTTTCTATCGCCTCTCTCGGCTATAAAAACAATCCCAACACCAGTACTACTAATCAAGTTTGTCATTTAAATGTGACAGATCAGGGTAACACCTATAAAGCTGTATTTGTGAGGAGAGAAGGCGGTATCCGCACTTTCTACCCCGATGCTACCCCAGGGAGTAACCCCGACTGTAATTAG
- a CDS encoding DUF2157 domain-containing protein, with amino-acid sequence MSSPLDPPIKIELKLPSSHPRLLEGLDMWLRLGLISDTQVRKICREFLSCDVELQPQFVSEPQRIAERPLLAQIPESPKQAKQPKQPAQPSILSKMLQSLGEELSVRWLLFLGVFLVVVSSGVLAASQWEKFPASGQYGVLLAYTLSFWGFSFWAGRQDNLRLTGQTLLIVTLLLVPVNFWAMDSFRLWHNPLDWLTVAIAAPILTVVTVLLCSNRTLINNVSRNKLPVINILGLSYLHWGWKLPNFPLITIYVAMISTTIITIYHYRQQQPASANKTVINIYAAVIIYGLLLLLTRAIFVAGVDVTQLGLAIGICGWLTTWLGQQERPTNISPETSTSSPIPKYPQLWERLGGVLLLLGWLVAVTDHPAQAIAISALALWVERVRLDKYSLRIDLALLFVIGLQSTWLGWRLVPPTWQKLAIAFGTQLTQSQNEPWALVSIALFPYVILMVVVTESLRHAQKSQLAQFGELLTILLGTCLTTISTVNPTLRSLNLLLSTITLVVVSNRRASVPIPLVYLTHIMGLLTLGSTINWLLPNLSSHIWAGILLVLMLAEWGYSLGQGLWQRSGWYIGLGLAIVSFLLLWVNTQLYVQGLVINQAPWGVMWLVTPIALTGLASRTTAQQRTINTCLSVLTVGMSQLLTLASPGIRLVGLAVGTGVMYANTRYLPNQQFAGITVGFGLSLLTALLWEGIPGLPRLVLAGWYIVGAIAILGLWLGRTVLQRRDDELANIYARVADKWAIALCGVELLNLTLHSLLVYQEWVNPGFLYLVAITITLGAIAYRSWQQPTNWAFYGIGWSVELFIAEVLGFGDRSIIRVAIANIALGLITQLLGEWWRRRYQLTKLPQSFHVLPIVYGLFSVLLRLDTFSNWSGLCTLGVALIFIGVGRRREDFKPLLYLGIIGVSVSAYEILFYQMLQASGGGLGDGLIAMAALGTSIMSAYRILAPWLTDYLRLTPRELKLIAHLHWAWSSALLMTAINQPIEVNRLVGLGTGAFLIIYAFLQGRNSPTSPVSRVWGGISTADIWVYLGFLEFIGMRIYWRETAVGQWLAGPLVPWNGAIACVFAYFLYILPWESWGWSARPWRQAAYIAPLVILAETRFQVHPITLLIAAGFYIFLAKVGANIRFTYISAVLIDWALFSWFYRFNLTDYLWYVTVVGLSILYIAQIDPQLRQPESKLARHSLRVLGSGVICGWAILFHQHIPWLPGGLALIAIFAGLALRIRAFLYVGTAAFPITSVYQLVIFSLRYPFLKWVVGLLVGISLISIAANFETRRTQLNSLLRNTTNEFAEWE; translated from the coding sequence ATGTCATCGCCTCTTGATCCACCAATCAAAATTGAACTAAAGCTACCATCTTCCCATCCGCGACTACTGGAAGGGTTGGATATGTGGTTGCGCTTGGGTCTAATATCTGATACCCAAGTGAGAAAAATATGTCGAGAGTTTCTCAGTTGTGATGTGGAGTTGCAACCCCAGTTTGTTTCGGAACCACAAAGGATTGCAGAAAGGCCATTATTAGCTCAAATCCCAGAATCACCAAAACAAGCAAAACAACCAAAACAACCAGCACAACCCAGCATCCTCAGCAAAATGTTGCAGTCTTTAGGGGAAGAACTAAGTGTTCGCTGGTTGCTGTTTTTGGGTGTATTCCTGGTTGTTGTGTCGTCGGGAGTACTGGCGGCTAGTCAATGGGAAAAATTCCCGGCTTCTGGACAGTATGGAGTGTTATTGGCTTATACCTTGAGTTTTTGGGGGTTCAGTTTCTGGGCTGGGAGACAAGATAACCTGAGATTGACAGGGCAAACGTTGCTGATTGTCACCTTGTTGCTTGTACCAGTCAACTTTTGGGCAATGGACAGTTTTCGACTGTGGCACAATCCTCTAGACTGGTTGACAGTGGCGATCGCTGCACCAATTTTGACGGTAGTGACGGTTTTGCTCTGTAGCAATCGCACCCTAATTAATAATGTCTCTAGAAATAAATTACCTGTAATCAATATTCTGGGGTTAAGTTATTTGCATTGGGGTTGGAAATTACCCAACTTTCCCCTGATTACTATTTATGTGGCGATGATCAGCACAACTATCATCACCATCTATCACTATCGCCAGCAGCAACCCGCATCGGCGAATAAAACAGTTATCAATATATATGCTGCCGTTATTATTTACGGTTTATTACTCCTACTAACACGAGCAATTTTTGTTGCTGGTGTGGATGTGACGCAATTAGGGTTAGCTATTGGTATTTGTGGTTGGTTAACAACATGGTTAGGACAGCAAGAAAGACCAACAAATATCTCCCCTGAAACTTCCACATCTTCCCCCATCCCCAAATATCCCCAACTTTGGGAAAGACTCGGCGGGGTTTTACTCTTACTGGGTTGGTTAGTAGCCGTCACAGATCATCCAGCACAAGCGATCGCTATTAGCGCTTTAGCTTTGTGGGTGGAAAGAGTGCGTTTAGATAAATATAGTCTCCGGATTGATTTAGCTTTACTGTTTGTGATTGGTTTACAGTCAACTTGGCTGGGTTGGCGATTAGTCCCGCCGACATGGCAAAAGTTAGCGATCGCTTTTGGTACGCAACTCACTCAGTCACAAAATGAACCTTGGGCTTTGGTGAGTATTGCTTTATTTCCCTACGTCATCTTGATGGTAGTCGTCACTGAAAGCTTACGCCACGCCCAAAAATCACAATTAGCACAGTTTGGCGAACTTTTAACAATATTATTGGGAACCTGTTTAACGACAATTTCCACCGTCAATCCCACATTGCGATCGCTTAATTTGCTGTTATCGACAATCACCCTAGTCGTAGTCAGCAACCGCCGTGCTTCTGTACCTATTCCCTTGGTGTACCTGACTCACATCATGGGATTGTTGACACTTGGTTCTACGATTAACTGGCTATTACCCAATCTGAGTTCACATATCTGGGCTGGTATTCTCCTCGTGCTGATGTTGGCAGAGTGGGGATATAGTCTGGGGCAAGGATTATGGCAACGTAGCGGATGGTACATTGGTTTGGGACTAGCGATTGTCAGTTTCCTGTTGTTGTGGGTCAATACTCAGTTATATGTGCAGGGATTAGTCATCAATCAAGCTCCCTGGGGTGTGATGTGGTTAGTTACACCCATTGCTTTGACAGGGTTAGCCAGTCGCACCACTGCACAGCAACGAACTATCAACACTTGCTTAAGTGTATTAACTGTGGGGATGTCACAGTTATTAACTCTAGCTTCACCAGGAATCAGACTAGTTGGTTTAGCTGTGGGTACAGGTGTGATGTATGCTAACACTCGCTATTTACCCAACCAACAATTCGCAGGTATCACCGTTGGTTTTGGTTTAAGTTTGCTGACGGCGTTACTGTGGGAAGGGATACCGGGTTTACCACGTCTAGTTCTTGCTGGCTGGTATATTGTTGGGGCGATCGCCATTCTCGGTTTATGGTTAGGGCGGACTGTATTACAGCGACGGGATGATGAATTAGCTAATATCTATGCACGAGTGGCTGATAAATGGGCGATCGCTTTATGTGGCGTAGAATTACTGAATCTTACTCTCCATTCCTTGCTAGTTTATCAAGAGTGGGTAAATCCAGGATTTTTGTACTTAGTTGCCATAACTATAACTTTAGGAGCGATCGCTTATCGTAGTTGGCAACAACCAACAAATTGGGCATTTTATGGCATTGGTTGGAGTGTAGAGTTATTCATAGCCGAAGTGTTAGGCTTTGGCGATCGCTCAATTATCCGCGTAGCGATCGCAAATATCGCCTTGGGTTTAATCACTCAGCTTTTGGGAGAATGGTGGCGACGGCGCTATCAATTAACCAAGCTACCCCAGAGTTTTCATGTCTTGCCCATAGTATATGGCTTATTTAGCGTCTTACTACGATTAGACACCTTTAGCAATTGGTCTGGGTTGTGTACTTTGGGTGTAGCCTTAATTTTCATTGGTGTGGGGCGACGACGAGAAGACTTCAAACCCCTGCTTTACTTAGGCATTATTGGTGTATCCGTCTCCGCCTATGAAATCTTGTTCTACCAGATGTTACAAGCCTCTGGTGGTGGCTTGGGTGATGGTTTAATTGCTATGGCTGCCTTGGGGACAAGCATTATGTCTGCCTATCGTATCCTTGCACCTTGGCTGACAGACTACTTACGCCTCACCCCCAGAGAACTAAAACTAATTGCCCATCTCCACTGGGCTTGGAGTAGCGCTTTACTGATGACGGCGATTAACCAACCCATCGAAGTTAACCGCCTTGTAGGTTTGGGAACAGGAGCATTTTTAATTATCTACGCTTTCCTACAAGGGAGAAATTCTCCTACATCACCTGTTTCCCGTGTCTGGGGAGGCATCAGCACAGCAGATATCTGGGTTTACCTCGGCTTTTTAGAATTCATCGGCATGAGGATTTATTGGCGAGAAACTGCCGTGGGACAATGGTTAGCAGGCCCCTTAGTCCCGTGGAATGGAGCGATCGCTTGTGTATTTGCCTACTTCCTCTACATCTTACCTTGGGAAAGTTGGGGATGGTCAGCAAGACCGTGGCGACAAGCTGCCTATATTGCACCATTGGTAATATTAGCCGAAACCAGATTCCAAGTTCACCCCATCACCTTGCTGATAGCTGCTGGATTTTACATCTTTTTAGCTAAAGTCGGTGCAAACATTCGGTTTACTTATATTAGTGCTGTCTTGATAGATTGGGCGCTATTTTCCTGGTTTTATCGCTTCAATCTCACCGATTATTTGTGGTATGTCACAGTCGTTGGGTTATCAATTTTGTATATTGCTCAAATAGATCCTCAACTCAGACAACCAGAGTCAAAACTAGCTCGTCATAGCTTGAGAGTATTAGGGAGTGGTGTCATTTGTGGATGGGCAATATTGTTTCATCAACATATCCCCTGGCTACCAGGAGGGCTTGCCCTCATTGCCATTTTTGCCGGATTAGCTTTGCGAATCAGGGCTTTCCTCTATGTTGGTACAGCCGCTTTTCCTATTACCAGTGTCTACCAATTAGTGATTTTTAGCTTACGTTACCCATTTTTAAAATGGGTTGTGGGTTTACTAGTTGGTATTAGCTTGATTTCCATCGCTGCCAATTTTGAAACCCGACGCACCCAACTAAATTCCTTACTTCGCAACACCACTAATGAATTTGCCGAGTGGGAATAG
- a CDS encoding RNA-guided endonuclease TnpB family protein — MKTLKFKLYHHKRNRFLKRMINASGVIYNHCIALHKRYYRMWGKCLSCVKLQAHIAKLRKQNPFWQQVGSQAVQDICQRIEKAYQLFFKHNKKGVRPPGFKKVKKYKSFTLKQAGYKFLGGNRVKIGGRVYQFWKSKEIEGTVKTLTIKRTPLDELFMVVVVDEGSKSEVEVKTSKIAGFDFGLKAFLTCSDGSKIESPQFFKQSLNTIKKASRQHSQKLKGSSNRERARKNLVRKYEDISNRRRDWFWKLAHELTNRFDILCFETLNLKGMQRIWGRKISDLAFGEFLEILEWVAKKKNKLVVFIDRWYPSTKTCYHCGHVLESLDMSIREWRCPSCQSINGRDDNAARNIQAVGASTVGLGDLRRAVPAIAV, encoded by the coding sequence ATGAAAACCCTGAAGTTCAAACTGTATCACCACAAGAGAAATAGATTCCTCAAGCGCATGATCAATGCGAGTGGGGTAATCTACAATCATTGCATTGCTCTACACAAGCGGTACTACCGAATGTGGGGTAAATGCTTAAGCTGTGTAAAACTTCAGGCTCATATTGCTAAACTGCGGAAGCAAAACCCTTTTTGGCAGCAAGTAGGCTCACAAGCGGTACAAGACATCTGTCAACGCATTGAGAAAGCCTACCAATTATTTTTTAAACATAACAAAAAAGGAGTTAGACCACCAGGATTCAAGAAAGTCAAAAAATACAAATCATTCACCCTAAAACAAGCAGGATATAAGTTTTTGGGTGGCAATAGAGTAAAAATTGGTGGTCGAGTTTATCAATTTTGGAAGTCTAAAGAGATAGAGGGAACAGTCAAAACTTTAACCATTAAACGTACACCACTAGATGAGTTGTTCATGGTTGTAGTTGTTGATGAAGGTAGTAAATCAGAAGTCGAAGTTAAGACGAGTAAAATTGCTGGCTTTGATTTTGGATTGAAAGCATTCCTCACTTGTTCAGACGGCAGTAAAATTGAGTCGCCCCAATTTTTTAAGCAATCACTAAACACCATTAAGAAAGCCAGTAGGCAGCATTCCCAAAAACTTAAAGGATCATCTAATCGGGAACGAGCTAGAAAGAATCTAGTCCGCAAATATGAAGATATTTCTAATCGTCGCCGTGATTGGTTTTGGAAACTAGCTCATGAGTTAACTAACAGGTTTGATATTCTCTGCTTTGAAACTTTGAACCTTAAGGGAATGCAGCGAATTTGGGGTAGGAAAATATCAGATTTAGCTTTTGGTGAGTTTCTGGAAATTCTAGAGTGGGTTGCTAAAAAGAAAAATAAATTGGTTGTCTTCATCGACCGGTGGTATCCCAGCACGAAGACTTGTTACCACTGCGGTCATGTTCTGGAAAGTCTTGATATGTCTATAAGAGAGTGGCGTTGTCCCTCATGTCAGTCAATTAATGGGAGAGATGACAACGCAGCGCGTAATATTCAAGCAGTCGGGGCATCGACTGTTGGGTTAGGCGATTTAAGACGGGCAGTGCCTGCTATCGCTGTCTGA
- a CDS encoding lipase family protein, which yields MTIDYAKALKYAILCKDVYKSFTSQPIFTGIVGEIVLLNQASSDTQGAILPNGSDLTIVFRGTESSLDWEIDLDTRQERAEFDQKIVKEKIVEEEEQEQIYPYKDQSASGALMHRGFVNAYFSVRDTICQYIGNNEVKSVVVTGHSLGGALATLCAVDIQYNFHDKLTAIEAYTFGAPKVGNNGFRESYNRRVPNSYRIIHGMDIVAALPRWWQGDYHHVDQELRIGQRFSLNFISARFKDHAMDRYIEVLTKLAKG from the coding sequence ATGACAATTGATTATGCCAAAGCTTTGAAATATGCCATTTTGTGTAAGGATGTCTATAAAAGTTTTACATCTCAACCAATATTTACAGGCATAGTTGGAGAGATAGTCTTACTTAATCAAGCAAGTAGCGATACTCAAGGGGCTATTTTACCAAATGGGTCAGATTTAACTATTGTGTTTCGGGGTACTGAATCATCTTTAGATTGGGAAATTGACTTAGATACGCGACAGGAGAGAGCAGAATTTGATCAAAAAATAGTCAAAGAAAAGATTGTTGAGGAAGAAGAACAGGAACAAATATATCCCTACAAAGATCAGAGTGCTTCTGGTGCTTTGATGCACAGAGGGTTTGTGAATGCTTATTTTTCTGTGAGAGATACGATTTGTCAATATATTGGTAATAATGAAGTTAAAAGTGTAGTTGTGACTGGACATAGTTTAGGTGGGGCATTAGCAACCCTGTGTGCTGTGGACATTCAATATAATTTTCATGATAAATTAACTGCTATCGAAGCATATACTTTTGGTGCGCCGAAAGTTGGTAACAATGGCTTTAGAGAATCTTATAACCGCAGAGTTCCTAATAGCTATCGGATAATTCATGGGATGGATATTGTGGCAGCTTTACCACGATGGTGGCAGGGTGACTATCATCATGTAGATCAGGAATTACGCATTGGGCAAAGATTTAGTCTCAATTTTATTTCTGCACGATTTAAAGATCATGCTATGGACAGGTATATTGAGGTGTTAACAAAGCTGGCAAAAGGTTAA
- a CDS encoding sulfurtransferase, whose translation MTNTKFLVSPNWLLEHLQNPQVVIVDCRFSLAEPQLGKQQYQTSHIEGAYYLDLNLDLSSPVSKHGGRHPLPNADDLAKKLAAIGVEFQKTLVVAYDDSRFAFASRLWWLLRYFGHEQVALLDGGFSQWQQTGYPTTNIIPQPKIANFIPQIQQNLLVDVEAVRNRKDLPTVVLVDSRESDRYRGEREPIDKIAGHIPGAVNYPWLEVTDTAGYSIPLTEHRQRWETLETAEEILVYCGSGVTACVNLLSLELANIHTGKLYAGSWSDWISY comes from the coding sequence ATGACTAACACCAAATTCCTTGTTTCCCCAAATTGGCTTTTAGAACATCTGCAAAATCCACAAGTTGTTATTGTAGATTGTCGCTTTTCTTTGGCTGAACCACAGTTAGGAAAACAGCAATATCAAACTAGTCATATAGAAGGTGCTTACTATCTAGATTTAAATTTGGATCTTTCTAGTCCTGTTAGTAAGCATGGTGGGAGACATCCTTTACCTAATGCTGATGACTTAGCTAAGAAGTTAGCAGCAATTGGGGTGGAGTTTCAAAAAACTTTGGTTGTGGCTTATGATGATTCTCGCTTTGCTTTTGCATCTCGTCTTTGGTGGCTATTACGCTATTTTGGACACGAACAAGTAGCATTGCTAGATGGAGGTTTTAGCCAATGGCAACAAACAGGATATCCGACAACCAATATTATTCCTCAACCCAAAATAGCTAATTTCATACCACAAATTCAACAAAATTTGTTAGTAGATGTTGAAGCTGTAAGAAATCGTAAAGATTTACCGACAGTAGTTTTGGTAGATTCAAGAGAGAGCGATCGCTACCGAGGTGAACGAGAACCGATTGATAAAATTGCCGGTCATATTCCTGGTGCAGTCAACTATCCTTGGTTAGAGGTGACAGACACGGCTGGTTACTCAATTCCTTTAACGGAACATCGTCAACGATGGGAAACACTAGAAACGGCTGAAGAGATTTTAGTTTATTGCGGTTCTGGTGTGACGGCTTGTGTGAATTTACTGTCTTTAGAGTTAGCCAATATTCATACGGGCAAACTGTATGCTGGTAGTTGGAGTGATTGGATTAGTTATTAG